From one Triticum aestivum cultivar Chinese Spring chromosome 4B, IWGSC CS RefSeq v2.1, whole genome shotgun sequence genomic stretch:
- the LOC123093867 gene encoding uncharacterized protein, with amino-acid sequence MLQSGWSMPSPPGHLTRDWFSSDRIKSINYGTDFCVHFLCICEGKQAWIHWMMYTHQVHLAFIIASNLILSLLAWWRGRQHGDGGSPRSHPLVSRGEQQAATAPRAHVRGPAEVKPTVAPETLARIHGAV; translated from the exons ATGCTCCAGAGTGGATGGTCGATGCCCTCCCCACCTGGCCACCTCACGCGTGACTG GTTTAGCTCTGACAGAATCAAGTCAATCAACTATGGGACAG ATTTTTGTGTACACTTCTTGTGCATATGTGAAGGGAAGCAAGCTTGGATTCACTGGATGATGTATACACACCAAGTGCACCTCGCTTTCATAATAGCAAGCAACCTCATATTGAG TTTGCTGGCTTGGTGGCGAGGGCGTCAACATGGCGACGGCGGCAGCCCGCGCTCGCATCCGTTGGTCAGCAGAGGAGAGCAGCAGGCGGCCACGGCGCCCCGCGCTCATGTCCGTGGGCCAGCAGAGGTGAAGCCGACGGTGGCGCCGGAGACTCTCGCTCGCATCCATGGGGCAGTGTAG
- the LOC123093870 gene encoding protein PAIR1 isoform X1, which yields MKLKINKACDIASISVLPPRRTGGSSSGGGGMSAPAAASAAAAAAAQQQRSQSMSQKSFSQGGGGGSFSQGVGASFSQAIGSGGASFSQARGASFSQGSGSGGAAFSQGGGGGGAAFSQGVGGGGAAFSQGGGGGGAAFSQGGGNGVAAFSQGGGSGGASFSQGGGSAPLVHAQSQLSQASLDANLLSLLSQAPARDQRFALQQDSSKRTSSYPASSASCVREESQLQLTKIPTNPIHRWSPSLPDSRCQVNEEVERKFQHLASSVHKMGMILDSVQNDVMQLNRAMKEASLDSGSIQKKFALLEDSLKQILKEQDDLKAVVEEITESNPDQLSVLNSLASKQDEMSSLLSVLPNHVQGELGQLKADIFRTFSKEMEGMVRAVRSVDTRFDQMQMLANQTRVANGSPLMMQTPVAYGSPLMNQTTVADGGPLMNQGPVADGRPRKKQRPAANGRSQRKKLTPVANGRPQRKKQRPVANGRPQRNQRPVPNGRPQVKQAETADASPQMNQKPEANGEALMNRVVPVTQAVSASAPAPLVYHRKTEGVKPNVEKGMAKAATEARKLDGSGDSRPAPPKEQELAIQKDNEEAPINKATLTIVIDSDEEEGGVMLKAGAGGAGGAAAAEEAVGEVEALEILRRARKRRRREEASAAALDRC from the exons ATGAAGCTGAAGATCAACAAGGCGTGCGACATCGCCTCCATCTCCGTCCTCCCTCCCCG GAGGACAGGAGGGAGCAGCAGTGGCGGTGGCGGGATGAGCGCGCctgctgctgcttccgcggcggcggcggcggccgcgcagCAGCAGCGGTCCCAGTCGATGTCGCAGAAGTCCTTCTCGCAGGGTGGAGGCGGCGGCTCGTTCTCGCAGGGCGTCGGGGCGTCCTTCTCGCAGGCCATAGGCAGCGGAGGCGCGTCCTTCTCCCAGGCCAGAGGCGCGTCCTTCTCGCAGGGCAGCGGCAGCGGAGGCGCCGCGTTCTctcagggcggcggaggcggaggagccGCGTTCTCTCAGGGCGTAGGTGGTGGAGGCGCTGCGTTCTCTCagggcggaggtggcggaggcgcggcCTTCTCTCAGGGCGGTGGGAACGGAGTTGCGGCCTTCTCTCAGGGCGGTGGAAGCGGAGGCGCGTCCTTCTCCCAGGGCGGTGGCAGCGCGCCGCTCGTGCACGCGCAGTCGCAGCTCTCGCAGGCCTCCCTCGACGCGAACCTCCTCAGCCTCCTCTCGCAGGCTCCCGCGCGCGACCAG AGATTTGCCTTGCAACAGGACTCGTCGAAGAGGACATCTTCATATCCTGCCAGTTCAGCTTCTTGTGTGCGCGAGGAATCTCAGCTGCAACTGACAAAGATACCAACCAACCCTATCCACCGCTGGAGCCCCTCTCTTCCGGATAGCAGAT GTCAGGTTAATGAAGAAGTTGAGCGCAAATTTCAGCATCTTGCCAGTTCAGTACATAAGATGGGAATGATATTAGACTCAGTGCAAAATGATGTGATGCAGTTAAACAGAGCCATGAAGGAGGCATCACTGGACT CTGGTAGCATTCAGAAAAAGTTTGCGCTCCTAGAGGACTCTCTAAAGCAAATT CTTAAGGAACAAGATGATCTCAAAGCAgtcgttgaagaaatcacagaaagTAATCCTGACCAACTGAGTGTTCTCAACTCTCTCGCCAGCAAACAGGATGAGATGTCTTCGTTACTTTCAGTCTTGCCAAACCATGTGCAAGGAGAACTGGGGCAACTGAAGGCTGACATCTTCAGAACTTTCTCAAAGGAGATGGAG GGGATGGTTAGAGCTGTCAGATCTGTTGATACCAGGTTTGACCAGATGCAAATGCTGGCA AACCAGACAAGAGTAGCAAACGGAAGCCCCCTGATGATGCAGACACCAGTAGCCTATGGAAGCCCCCTGATGAACCAGACAACAGTAGCAGATGGAGGCCCCCTGATGAACCAAGGACCAGTGGCAGATGGGAGGCCGCGGAAGAAACAAAGGCCAGCGGCAAATGGAAGGTCCCAGAGGAAGAAGCTAACACCTGTAGCAAATGGAAGGCCCCAGAGGAAGAAACAAAGACCAGTAGCAAACGGAAGGCCCCAGAGGAACCAAAGACCAGTACCAAATGGAAGGCCCCAGGTGAAACAAGCAGAGACAGCAGATGCAAGTCCGCAGATGAACCAGAAACCCGAGGCAAATGGAGAGGCCCTGATGAACCGAGTAGTACCAGTAACACAAGC TGTCAGTGCCAGCGCTCCTGCACCCTTGGTTTACCACAGGAAGACAGAAGGTGTGAAGCCAAATGTGGAGAAGGGGATGGCAAAGGCCGCCACAGAAGCGCGGAAATTGGACGGCTCAGGCGACAGCAGGCCGGCGCCACCTAAAGAGCAAGAGCTGGCGATTCAGAAGGACAATGAAGAGGCGCCCATCAACAAG GCGACGTTGACCATTGTCATCGACTCGGATGAGGAGGAGGGGGGCGTCATGCTGAAGGCCGGAGCAG GTGGCgccggtggtgcggcggcggcggaggaggcggtggGCGAGGTGGAGGCGCTGGAGATCCTGCGGCGGGCGAGGAAGCGCCGGCGGAGGGAGGAGGCCAGCGCCGCCGCGCTGGACCGCTGCTAG
- the LOC123093870 gene encoding protein PAIR1 isoform X2: MKLKINKACDIASISVLPPRRTGGSSSGGGGMSAPAAASAAAAAAAQQQRSQSMSQKSFSQGGGGGSFSQGVGASFSQAIGSGGASFSQARGASFSQGSGSGGAAFSQGGGGGGAAFSQGVGGGGAAFSQGGGGGGAAFSQGGGNGVAAFSQGGGSGGASFSQGGGSAPLVHAQSQLSQASLDANLLSLLSQAPARDQRFALQQDSSKRTSSYPASSASCVREESQLQLTKIPTNPIHRWSPSLPDSRCQVNEEVERKFQHLASSVHKMGMILDSVQNDVMQLNRAMKEASLDSGSIQKKFALLEDSLKQILKEQDDLKAVVEEITESNPDQLSVLNSLASKQDEMSSLLSVLPNHVQGELGQLKADIFRTFSKEMEGMVRAVRSVDTRFDQMQMLATRVANGSPLMMQTPVAYGSPLMNQTTVADGGPLMNQGPVADGRPRKKQRPAANGRSQRKKLTPVANGRPQRKKQRPVANGRPQRNQRPVPNGRPQVKQAETADASPQMNQKPEANGEALMNRVVPVTQAVSASAPAPLVYHRKTEGVKPNVEKGMAKAATEARKLDGSGDSRPAPPKEQELAIQKDNEEAPINKATLTIVIDSDEEEGGVMLKAGAGGAGGAAAAEEAVGEVEALEILRRARKRRRREEASAAALDRC, from the exons ATGAAGCTGAAGATCAACAAGGCGTGCGACATCGCCTCCATCTCCGTCCTCCCTCCCCG GAGGACAGGAGGGAGCAGCAGTGGCGGTGGCGGGATGAGCGCGCctgctgctgcttccgcggcggcggcggcggccgcgcagCAGCAGCGGTCCCAGTCGATGTCGCAGAAGTCCTTCTCGCAGGGTGGAGGCGGCGGCTCGTTCTCGCAGGGCGTCGGGGCGTCCTTCTCGCAGGCCATAGGCAGCGGAGGCGCGTCCTTCTCCCAGGCCAGAGGCGCGTCCTTCTCGCAGGGCAGCGGCAGCGGAGGCGCCGCGTTCTctcagggcggcggaggcggaggagccGCGTTCTCTCAGGGCGTAGGTGGTGGAGGCGCTGCGTTCTCTCagggcggaggtggcggaggcgcggcCTTCTCTCAGGGCGGTGGGAACGGAGTTGCGGCCTTCTCTCAGGGCGGTGGAAGCGGAGGCGCGTCCTTCTCCCAGGGCGGTGGCAGCGCGCCGCTCGTGCACGCGCAGTCGCAGCTCTCGCAGGCCTCCCTCGACGCGAACCTCCTCAGCCTCCTCTCGCAGGCTCCCGCGCGCGACCAG AGATTTGCCTTGCAACAGGACTCGTCGAAGAGGACATCTTCATATCCTGCCAGTTCAGCTTCTTGTGTGCGCGAGGAATCTCAGCTGCAACTGACAAAGATACCAACCAACCCTATCCACCGCTGGAGCCCCTCTCTTCCGGATAGCAGAT GTCAGGTTAATGAAGAAGTTGAGCGCAAATTTCAGCATCTTGCCAGTTCAGTACATAAGATGGGAATGATATTAGACTCAGTGCAAAATGATGTGATGCAGTTAAACAGAGCCATGAAGGAGGCATCACTGGACT CTGGTAGCATTCAGAAAAAGTTTGCGCTCCTAGAGGACTCTCTAAAGCAAATT CTTAAGGAACAAGATGATCTCAAAGCAgtcgttgaagaaatcacagaaagTAATCCTGACCAACTGAGTGTTCTCAACTCTCTCGCCAGCAAACAGGATGAGATGTCTTCGTTACTTTCAGTCTTGCCAAACCATGTGCAAGGAGAACTGGGGCAACTGAAGGCTGACATCTTCAGAACTTTCTCAAAGGAGATGGAG GGGATGGTTAGAGCTGTCAGATCTGTTGATACCAGGTTTGACCAGATGCAAATGCTGGCA ACAAGAGTAGCAAACGGAAGCCCCCTGATGATGCAGACACCAGTAGCCTATGGAAGCCCCCTGATGAACCAGACAACAGTAGCAGATGGAGGCCCCCTGATGAACCAAGGACCAGTGGCAGATGGGAGGCCGCGGAAGAAACAAAGGCCAGCGGCAAATGGAAGGTCCCAGAGGAAGAAGCTAACACCTGTAGCAAATGGAAGGCCCCAGAGGAAGAAACAAAGACCAGTAGCAAACGGAAGGCCCCAGAGGAACCAAAGACCAGTACCAAATGGAAGGCCCCAGGTGAAACAAGCAGAGACAGCAGATGCAAGTCCGCAGATGAACCAGAAACCCGAGGCAAATGGAGAGGCCCTGATGAACCGAGTAGTACCAGTAACACAAGC TGTCAGTGCCAGCGCTCCTGCACCCTTGGTTTACCACAGGAAGACAGAAGGTGTGAAGCCAAATGTGGAGAAGGGGATGGCAAAGGCCGCCACAGAAGCGCGGAAATTGGACGGCTCAGGCGACAGCAGGCCGGCGCCACCTAAAGAGCAAGAGCTGGCGATTCAGAAGGACAATGAAGAGGCGCCCATCAACAAG GCGACGTTGACCATTGTCATCGACTCGGATGAGGAGGAGGGGGGCGTCATGCTGAAGGCCGGAGCAG GTGGCgccggtggtgcggcggcggcggaggaggcggtggGCGAGGTGGAGGCGCTGGAGATCCTGCGGCGGGCGAGGAAGCGCCGGCGGAGGGAGGAGGCCAGCGCCGCCGCGCTGGACCGCTGCTAG
- the LOC123093870 gene encoding protein PAIR1 isoform X3, with the protein MKLKINKACDIASISVLPPRRTGGSSSGGGGMSAPAAASAAAAAAAQQQRSQSMSQKSFSQGGGGGSFSQGVGASFSQAIGSGGASFSQARGASFSQGSGSGGAAFSQGGGGGGAAFSQGVGGGGAAFSQGGGGGGAAFSQGGGNGVAAFSQGGGSGGASFSQGGGSAPLVHAQSQLSQASLDANLLSLLSQAPARDQDSSKRTSSYPASSASCVREESQLQLTKIPTNPIHRWSPSLPDSRCQVNEEVERKFQHLASSVHKMGMILDSVQNDVMQLNRAMKEASLDSGSIQKKFALLEDSLKQILKEQDDLKAVVEEITESNPDQLSVLNSLASKQDEMSSLLSVLPNHVQGELGQLKADIFRTFSKEMEGMVRAVRSVDTRFDQMQMLANQTRVANGSPLMMQTPVAYGSPLMNQTTVADGGPLMNQGPVADGRPRKKQRPAANGRSQRKKLTPVANGRPQRKKQRPVANGRPQRNQRPVPNGRPQVKQAETADASPQMNQKPEANGEALMNRVVPVTQAVSASAPAPLVYHRKTEGVKPNVEKGMAKAATEARKLDGSGDSRPAPPKEQELAIQKDNEEAPINKATLTIVIDSDEEEGGVMLKAGAGGAGGAAAAEEAVGEVEALEILRRARKRRRREEASAAALDRC; encoded by the exons ATGAAGCTGAAGATCAACAAGGCGTGCGACATCGCCTCCATCTCCGTCCTCCCTCCCCG GAGGACAGGAGGGAGCAGCAGTGGCGGTGGCGGGATGAGCGCGCctgctgctgcttccgcggcggcggcggcggccgcgcagCAGCAGCGGTCCCAGTCGATGTCGCAGAAGTCCTTCTCGCAGGGTGGAGGCGGCGGCTCGTTCTCGCAGGGCGTCGGGGCGTCCTTCTCGCAGGCCATAGGCAGCGGAGGCGCGTCCTTCTCCCAGGCCAGAGGCGCGTCCTTCTCGCAGGGCAGCGGCAGCGGAGGCGCCGCGTTCTctcagggcggcggaggcggaggagccGCGTTCTCTCAGGGCGTAGGTGGTGGAGGCGCTGCGTTCTCTCagggcggaggtggcggaggcgcggcCTTCTCTCAGGGCGGTGGGAACGGAGTTGCGGCCTTCTCTCAGGGCGGTGGAAGCGGAGGCGCGTCCTTCTCCCAGGGCGGTGGCAGCGCGCCGCTCGTGCACGCGCAGTCGCAGCTCTCGCAGGCCTCCCTCGACGCGAACCTCCTCAGCCTCCTCTCGCAGGCTCCCGCGCGCGACCAG GACTCGTCGAAGAGGACATCTTCATATCCTGCCAGTTCAGCTTCTTGTGTGCGCGAGGAATCTCAGCTGCAACTGACAAAGATACCAACCAACCCTATCCACCGCTGGAGCCCCTCTCTTCCGGATAGCAGAT GTCAGGTTAATGAAGAAGTTGAGCGCAAATTTCAGCATCTTGCCAGTTCAGTACATAAGATGGGAATGATATTAGACTCAGTGCAAAATGATGTGATGCAGTTAAACAGAGCCATGAAGGAGGCATCACTGGACT CTGGTAGCATTCAGAAAAAGTTTGCGCTCCTAGAGGACTCTCTAAAGCAAATT CTTAAGGAACAAGATGATCTCAAAGCAgtcgttgaagaaatcacagaaagTAATCCTGACCAACTGAGTGTTCTCAACTCTCTCGCCAGCAAACAGGATGAGATGTCTTCGTTACTTTCAGTCTTGCCAAACCATGTGCAAGGAGAACTGGGGCAACTGAAGGCTGACATCTTCAGAACTTTCTCAAAGGAGATGGAG GGGATGGTTAGAGCTGTCAGATCTGTTGATACCAGGTTTGACCAGATGCAAATGCTGGCA AACCAGACAAGAGTAGCAAACGGAAGCCCCCTGATGATGCAGACACCAGTAGCCTATGGAAGCCCCCTGATGAACCAGACAACAGTAGCAGATGGAGGCCCCCTGATGAACCAAGGACCAGTGGCAGATGGGAGGCCGCGGAAGAAACAAAGGCCAGCGGCAAATGGAAGGTCCCAGAGGAAGAAGCTAACACCTGTAGCAAATGGAAGGCCCCAGAGGAAGAAACAAAGACCAGTAGCAAACGGAAGGCCCCAGAGGAACCAAAGACCAGTACCAAATGGAAGGCCCCAGGTGAAACAAGCAGAGACAGCAGATGCAAGTCCGCAGATGAACCAGAAACCCGAGGCAAATGGAGAGGCCCTGATGAACCGAGTAGTACCAGTAACACAAGC TGTCAGTGCCAGCGCTCCTGCACCCTTGGTTTACCACAGGAAGACAGAAGGTGTGAAGCCAAATGTGGAGAAGGGGATGGCAAAGGCCGCCACAGAAGCGCGGAAATTGGACGGCTCAGGCGACAGCAGGCCGGCGCCACCTAAAGAGCAAGAGCTGGCGATTCAGAAGGACAATGAAGAGGCGCCCATCAACAAG GCGACGTTGACCATTGTCATCGACTCGGATGAGGAGGAGGGGGGCGTCATGCTGAAGGCCGGAGCAG GTGGCgccggtggtgcggcggcggcggaggaggcggtggGCGAGGTGGAGGCGCTGGAGATCCTGCGGCGGGCGAGGAAGCGCCGGCGGAGGGAGGAGGCCAGCGCCGCCGCGCTGGACCGCTGCTAG
- the LOC123093871 gene encoding uncharacterized protein has translation MGKTSRRRATQIQENNVGCTWGLIRMFYSRRDPKLILDRKQGSRRHSFSGFAGRGHSRNKSTDFEEPDEGGDNMEERSTTKPTVKRLMEGELGKLKQSKKIPNDEVRRILADLGHDVCLDKGAMQNSKPNGVASPHPGIGIASSSGSFDPGGSNCMKQAEEDGLELALSDFMGQVYKYHDEGPHDDCRNTSELYPELESIIHTKINEYNNPPCDLDYQKTPVSEEKQLVDNKYICNRHVGARLEPKKMLEKTNVVEHTKASNQRELAIKTKNKESRNIFFWKKDKSSRTHAPEGRSSQPVNKIVILKPNPRGGFDPTEATASTSFHRQSGGIQAPEYSAAECSTFSVKEVRRRFRIVTGETREGRPPMNEDDVQRDPCLLRDSFTIIKDSRQAPPATDKNDARPSNSSKHKQINDSLGGFNSDVSTSKDASTFYAEAKKHLTEILKDNTHTGKYPSPAVQVSRSLVGMLSLPQCSTPSSPGSTPRVRECIEHSQEEKNICAIQKTEGEESAEEGNKSEEDSGSAECGTSEVPVEKTDQEKHYKEEDTQQDVELDTGCIEEIDNLDHSQAIRNAQCISAEQHKYNSPPETTEAAEPGKEHAEICPGSPKNVVKMLEHQEPETPRRSASLGPTSQEENHEKQEQPSPVSILDPFFHEDDDSPENKSPMQCELRQDVSSPHRYYQDDGSDPEEIFWEDKDVRLGYIETVLELSELCTYQNLDVWYLEDELVSPCLFEELLQGNHQTDDFMLFFDCICEAITAIQGKHFGSPHCLSFVRQNIQAPPMGQKLISEINKHIEGHLCYEFPSTLNQLINMDLEEGTWMDLRSESEETVVEIWEFLLDELLEDVAYDLWI, from the exons ATGGGCAAGACGAGCCGGAGACGGGCTACGCAGATCCAAGAGAACAATGTAGGCTGCACTTGGGGCCTCATCCGCATGTTCTACTCCCGCCGCGACCCCAAGCTCATCCTCGACAGAAAGCAAGGGAGCAGAAGGCACTCCTTCAGTGGATTCGCTG GAAGAGGGCACTCCAGAAACAAGTCCACAGACTTTGAGGAACCAGATGAAGGCGGAGAT AACATGGAGGAACGCAGTACTACGAAGCCAACTGTTAAAAGACTTATGGAGGGCGAGCTGGGAAAGCTAAAACAGTCCAAGAAGATTCCAAATGATGAAGTTCGAAGAATATTGGCTGACCTGGGACATGATGTCTGTCTGGACAAAGGTGCAATGCAAAACAGCAAACCAAATGGCGTCGCAAGTCCCCACCCAGGCATCGGCATTGCTTCTTCCTCTGGATCCTTTGATCCCGGTGGTTCCAACTGCATGAAACAGGCAGAAGAAGATGGCCTTGAGCTTGCTTTGTCAGATTTCATGGGACAGGTCTATAAGTACCACGATGAAGGGCCACATGATGATTGCAGGAATACGAGTGAATTATACCCTGAATTAGAGTCCATTATACATACAAAGATTAATGAATATAACAATCCTCCATGTGACCTTGATTATCAGAAAACACCGGTGAGTGAGGAAAAGCAGCTTGTTGACAACAAATATATTTGCAACAGACATGTAGGGGCCAGGCTCGAGCCCAAGAAAATGCTTGAAAAAACAAACGTTGTTGAACATACAAAGGCTTCAAATCAGCGTGAGTTGGCTATCAAAACAAAGAATAAAGAGAGCAGGAATATATTTTTCTGGAAGAAAGATAAATCAAGCAGAACACATGCACCTGAAGGAAGGTCTTCTCAGCCAGTTAACAAAATAGTAATACTGAAGCCAAATCCAAGGGGAGGATTTGATCCTACAGAAGCAACTGCATCGACATCCTTCCATCGGCAATCAGGTGGAATTCAAGCTCCAGAATACAGTGCAGCTGAATGTTCAACATTTTCAGTTAAGGAAGtcaggagaagattcagaatcgTGACCGGAGAAACTAGAGAAGGAAGACCCCCGATGAACGAAGATGATGTACAAAGAGATCCGTGTTTGCTCAGAGACTCATTTACAATTATAAAGGATTCCAGACAGGCCCCTCCAGCTACTGATAAAAATGATGCTCGACCTTCAAACAGCAGTAAACACAAGCAAATAAATGATTCACTAGGTGGTTTCAACAGCGACGTATCTACCTCAAAGGATGCATCCACCTTCTACGCAGAAGCCAAAAAACATTTAACAGAAATTCTGAAGGACAATACTCATACTGGCAAGTATCCAAGTCCAGCAGTTCAGGTCTCAAGGTCCTTGGTAGGAATGCTTTCCCTCCCTCAGTGCAGTACCCCATCATCACCTGGGAGTACCCCAAGGGTAAGAGAATGTATTGAACATTCACAGGAAGAGAAAAATATTTGTGCCATACAAAAGACCGAGGGGGAAGAATCTGCGGAAGAAGGAAATAAATCAGAGGAAGATTCAGGGAGTGCTGAGTGTGGTACTAGTGAAGTACCGGTTGAAAAAACTGATCAAGAAAAACATTACAAGGAAGAAGACACACAACAAG ACGTTGAACTCGATACTGGTTGTATTGAAGAAATTGACAATCTGGATCACTCGCAAGCAATTCGGAATGCGCAATGCATTTCAGCAGAGCAACACAAATATAACTCACCCCCA GAAACGACGGAAGCAGCAGAACCAGGTAAAGAGCATGCTGAGATTTGTCCAGGTTCCCCTAAGAATGTTGTCAAGATGCTAGAGCACCAAGAGCCAGAAACTCCCAGACGAAGCGCGTCACTTGGACCAACATCACAAGAGGAAAACCATGAAAAGCAAGAGCAACCCAGTCCTGTGTCTATTCTTGATCCATTCTTCCATGAAGATGACGACAGCCCTGAAAATAAGAGCCCAATGCAAT GTGAGTTGCGCCAAGATGTCTCGAGTCCCCACCGGTACTACCAAGATGATGGATCAGACCCAGAGGAGATCTTCTGGGAGGACAAGGATGTCAGGTTAGGTTACATAGAAACAGTGCTGGAGCTGTCGGAATTATGCACATACCAGAACTTGGATGTATGGTATCTAGAAGATGAATTGGTCAGCCCTTGCCTGTTTGAAGAACTACTTCAAGGCAATCATCAAACTGATGATTTCATGCTCTTCTTTGACTGCATCTGTGAAGCTATAACCGCAATACAGGGGAAACACTTTGGAAGCCCCCATTGCTTATCTTTTGTCAGACAAAACATACAGGCACCTCCAATGGGACAGAAGCTCATCTCAGAAATAAATAAGCACATTGAGGGCCATCTCTGCTATGAATTTCCAAGCACATTGAACCAGCTAATTAACATGGATCTGGAAGAGGGGACTTGGATGGATCTTCGATCGGAAAGTGAGGAGACTGTTGTGGAAATATGGGAATTCTTGCTGGATGAACTGCTAGAAGATGTCGCTTATGACTTGTGGATATAG